The Nocardia sp. NBC_01503 sequence GGGACCGATCCGGGGACTCCCGGCATTCGATAGGGACCGGATGGGATGACTCGCCGGTCACATCGGGCTGGTTAATATACCCCCTGTGGGTATAGGGTCGGGGTATGGAGCATCAGGGACATGCCGCGCACGGGGACATGGATCATGCCGAGCACGAGGCCATGACCGCCGGTCATGAAGGTATGGATCACACCGAACACGCGGGTATGGACCATGCCGCCATGGGTCATGGCGGGCACGCCGGGCACGCGGGCATGTCCATGGACGACATGGCCCGTGACATGCGCAATCGCTTCCTGGTGGCGCTGGTCTTCGCGCTGCTGGTGATGTTCTGGTCGCCGATGGCCACGGATATGTTCGGCCTGGATCTGCCGACCCCGTTCGGACTGCGTCAGGACATCTGGGCGCTCATCCTGAGCCTGCCGGTGATCTTCTACTCCTCGACCATCTTCTTCACCGGAGCGGTCGCCGCGCTGAAGGCGCGCACCCTGGACATGATGGTGCTGGTCGCCGTCGGCATCGGCGCGGGCTGGCTGTACTCACTGGCCATCACCCTCACCGGTGGCGGCGAGGTGTTCTACGAGGCGTCGACCATGCTCGCCGCCTTCGTCCTACTGGGGCACTGGTTCGAGATGCGGGCGCGCGGCGGGGCCAATGACGCCATTCGCGCGCTACTGGACCTCGCACCGCCGCGAGCCGTGGTCATCCGCGATGGACAAGAAGTCGAAATCCCCACTGCCGAAGTGATTGTCGGCGATGTGCTGCTGGTGCGACCCGGCGCGAAGATCGCCGTCGACGGCGAGGTCGACGAGGGGGAGAGCGAGGTCGACGAATCCATGGTCACCGGCGAAAGTCTGCCGGTGCACAAGGAACCGGGCGCGACCGTCATCGGCGCGACCTTGAACAAGAACGGTGTGCTGCGCGTGCGGGCCACCAAGGTCGGCGCGGATACCGCCCTCGCGCAGATCGTGAATCTCGTTCAGGAGGCCCAGAATTCGAAGGCCCCCGGCCAGCGGCTGGCCGACCGCGCGGCCTTCTGGCTGGTGCTGGTCGCATTGATCGGCGGCGCACTGACTTTGGTGGTGTGGCTGCTCGCGGGAGCGACCTTCGCCAAGGCCATGCTCTTCGCCATTACCGTCGTGGTCATCACCTGCCCCGATGCGCTCGGCCTGGCCACCCCGACCGCCATCATGGTCGGTACCGGCCTCGGCGCGAAACGCGGTGTGCTGTTCAAGAACGCCATGGCACTGGAGAGCGCGGCACGCATCCAGACCGTTGTCATGGACAAGACCGGCACCCTGACCAAGGGCGAGCCGGAGGTCACCGAGATCGTGACCGACGGCGTGATCACCGCCGAAGAACTCATCCCGCTGCTGGCCGCCGTCGAACGCGAATCCGAGCATCCCCTCGCGGAGGCGGTCGTGCACTACGCGCAGGGCCGCGGCGCGAATGGTGAACGGGCACAGGACTTCGAGAACGTGCCGGGCCACGGAGCCATTGCCACGGTGAACGGCCGCCGCGTGGTGGTCGGCAACCGCCGCCTCCTGGAACGCGAAGGCATCGACCTGGGTGAGCTGGCCGCCGCCCGCGATCGAGTGGCCGGTGCCGGCCAGACCGCGGTGCTGGCCGCGGTCGACGGTAAAGCGGCGGCGGTGATCGGCATCGCGGACGCGCCTCGCGAAACCTCCGCTCGCGCAGTGCGAGACCTGCACGATATGGGTATCGAGGTCGTCATGCTCACCGGTGACAACCACGCAACCGCGCAGCGCATCGCCACCGAACTGGGTATCGACACCGTCATCGCCGAGGTCCTACCCGGTGACAAGGCTGAGCAGATCGCCGAATTGCAGTCCGCCGGAAAGAAAGTCGCCATGGTCGGCGACGGTGTCAATGACGCCCCAGCCCTGGCCCGCGCCGATCTCGGCATCGCCATCGGCGCGGGCACCGATGTGGCCATCGAAACCGCGGACCTGGTCCTGATGCGTTCGGACCCCCTCGATGTCCCGACCGCTCTGCGCATCGGTCGCGGCACCCTCCGCAAGATGCACCAAAACCTCGCCTGGGCAGTCGGTTACAACACCATCGCCCTTCCGATCGCCGCGGGTGCCTTCGAACCCGCCTTCGGCTTCGCCCTTCGCCCGGAGATCGCGGCGCTCGCCATGTCCGGCTCCAGTGTGATCGTCGCGGTGAACGCCCTGTCGCTCAAGCGATTGCGGCTGCCCGCGCAGAAGTAGCGGAGGCCGACAGCCAAGTCGCAGTCGCTCGTGACCGTGAGTGCGGGAATTTGCCAAGTCCCGTCGAGCGAGTGTGCCGCTTCAACGCCAGTTCAACGGCTTCTCTCGAAGAGGTGGCAATCTGTGCTTGTCGCGCCCGCGGCGGTGCGGGTCTCACAGGCGCAGTAGCGCGGTCTGCACCTGGCGCAGGCGCTCCACATCGCCGCGGAATCCGGCCACGGCATCGTTGTAGAGGAATGCCTCCCAGAGCCGAACCAGCGCGTACGCCAACGTATTCGGGTCGATCGGGGGTTCGTAGCCCTGGGTCTGCGCTCTCTCGATGAGGTGCTCGACGATCTCCACCGCCGCCGGATGCACGAGCCCGTCACTGCGAGTGATCAGGCGTAGCGCGGCGGTGGATTCATTGTCGAAATAGGTGCGCAGCGAAGCGTTCTCGACCAGACCGTGCACGGTCCGATCCAGAATCTCGCTCAGTCGCCTACCGCCTCGGGCCCGACTGCGCCTGTCGGCGTGGTCGATCATGCGCTCCAACTGCCGAGCGATGGCCGCGCCCAGCAATCCGTCCCGGGAGCCGAACCAGCGATAGATGCTCGCCCGGCCCACACCTAGTTGGGCGGCAATGGCATTCACATCCAGTCGTTTGCCCGCCAGGAACATATCGATGGCGGCCCGGAGCACATCGTCTCGACTGGCCGATGCCGGTCTGCCCGGCGCCCTGGTCCCCTCCGCGCGTGTCACGCGGAGAGCATAGGAGTCAGGTAGGTCGCGAGCGTGCGGGCGGTGACGGCGCGGCCGAGGGTGAGCGCCTCGCGCAGCAGCGCCGGATCCCGATTCGTCCGCCCGATAGCGGGTGCGCTTCCGGGCGGGCGGATCTGCAGCACCGCCGGATCGGTCGCGAAATCCTCCTCGTCACGGTGGTGCTGTCGCACCCGCGTGAGCCACGGATCGACGGTGCCGGGTGCGTGTCGAGCCAGATACCGGGCCACCACGCGACTCTCCACGGTCGATGGCGGGCGCATGATTTCGTCCTCGCGGCGGGTGCGCAGCACCAGGACGCGGGTCGCGCCCTGCGTCAAAGCGGTTCGGATCGGGACGGATTCGGAGAGCCCGGCATCGACGAAGCGGCGTGCGCCGATGCGCACCGGCCGCCCGGCCAGGATCGGCAGGCAGGTGGAGGCGCGCAGTGCGGCCTGAACCGAGGCGCTGTCGGACAACTCGTCGTGCAGATCGACCGCCGCACCCGTATCGGCATCGGTGGCGATGGGATGGAAGGTGACCGGATTGGCAAGGATCGCGGGGAAATCCATCGGGACGATGCGCTCGTACACGGTGTGCACCAGGTACTCGGTGTCCACCACGCGCCCGCCGCGCAGCGCCCGCACCGGTGAGATGACCCGATTGATCACCTCGGGATGCCAGGCGCGTTCGGAGTGCACGGCGCGCCCGCAGAGCAGCCACGCGCCGTTCAAAGCGCCCGCCGAGGCGCCGTAGACGGCATCGAAGCAGTGCAGGACGCCGAGCTCCTCGATGGCCATGGCCATACCGTGCGAGTACGCGCCGCGCGAGGAGCCGCCCTCGATGACCAGCGCGAGCCGGTGTCCGTCGGTGCGTGCGCCGGGCGTGCTGTCGGCGCGGTGCCGGTGCGCGATGAGCTCACCGACGCCGAGGGTGTGGTCCAGCTCGGGCATGGGTCCCCTTTCGTGGCCACCGAGTCTACGGGACCATTTGAGACATTGATCCCCCCGTGTATCAGCTGTCGCCGGACAGCAGTGTGCGCAGTGCCCGGGTAATGGCGTGGGAGGCCGCCCGTTGGGACAGTCCGCGCCGATCCACCAGTTGGTGCCGGTAGGGCCATCCGACGGTGGCCTCGATCAGATCCAGCAGTTCGCGGTCCCCGGTGCCGTCGCGGTTCAGCTCGGTGGCGAAGACGCGCGCCAATCCGGCGCGAATCCTGCTGTCTGTCAGCCGCATTCGCGCATCGATGGCGGGAATCGACTGGGACTCCAGTAATCCGAGCAGTCGTGGATTGCGCTGGTGCGCGAAGACCGTCTCGCTCTGCTTCACCACCGCGGCGATGCGTTGCTCGAGCGGCAGGTTCGGATCTGGTTCCGCGACAAGTGATTCGACCAGTTCGGATTGTGCCTCCACTGCGGCTATCTCCAGATCCTCGCGCCCCGGGAAGTGTACGAAGATGCTGCGTTCGGAGGTGCCCGCGCGGTCGGCGATGTCCCTCGTGGTGGGAATGAAGCTGCCGTCCTTGATAGCTGCGAGCAGCGCGTCGACGATCGCCTTGCGGGTCTGCTCGGGATTGCGCCGACGGCGGCGCTCCCCGCTCGGGCGCTCTGCGGGTACCGCGGTGCCGTCACTCATGGCTGCATCCGATCACAGCGCCTCCCGGCCGTTGATGTGGGGTGCCTGAGATTTTCTCGGGCACTATTGCAGTGTAGCTGCAATAGTGGCTACTCTGATTTCAGGCGGCAACGCTGAAGCTATCGGAGATAGCTTTCTCAGCGCCGTGAACGAATCGTTACTCGGAAATTGGCGAACCTGTAGCTAACGGCTGTTTGGCTGGCTTGCGGTGCGCTCGATCGACAGGAGCAGGAGAGCGTCGTGGTCGAAGGCAATCGGACAGATGGTGTGGAGAACAGGGGTCCCAGGGTTTCCCGGCGCGGCATGCTCGGTGTCGGTGCGGCGGCACTCGCGGCCGTCGGTGTAGGCGGTGCGCTGAGCGCCTGCGGTACCGCCGATGACGTGGACGTTCCCACCGGTCAGACCGATGCCGGCGATGCCATCGCCGAGGCGAACAAAAAGGTCACCGAGACCATGCCGTTCTCGGACACCACCGACTTCGCCGATGCCGATCGCGGTTTCATCGAGGCGCTGAAGCCGGGTGTCATCAAGGACGAAAAGGGAAAGGTGGTCTGGGACACCGATTCCTACGGCTTCCTGCAGGGCACCTGCCCGTCCTCGGCCAACCCGAGCCTGTGGCGGCAGTCGCAGCTCACGGTCAAGCAGGGGCTGTACGAGATCGCGCCCGGCTTCTATCAGATCCGCGGTCTCGACCTGTCGAATATGACCCTCATCGAGGGCGATACCGGCGTCATCGTCATCGATCCGCTCATCTCCAATGAGACCGCCGCCGCGGGGCTGGCGCTGTACCGCGCGCATCGCGGCAACAAGCCGGTCACGGGCCTGATCTACTCGCACGCGCACGTCGACCACTTCGGCGGCTCGCTGGGTGTCACCACTCGCGAAGACGTCGCCGCGGGCAAGTGTCCCGTCGTCGCACCCTCCGGTTTCCTCGAGCACGCGGTCGCCGAGAACATCTACGCGGGCACCGCCATGGCGCGGCGCGCCTCCTACATGTACGGCGCGGCCCTGCCTCGAGGTGAGAAGGGGCAGATCGGCGCGGGCTTGGGCCAGACGAATTCGCTCGGCACCGTCAGCCTCATCGACCCGACCGTCAATGTGATGACGACGGGGGAGGAGCATGTGATCGACGGCGTTCGCATGGTCTTCCAGATGACCCCGGGCACCGAGGCCCCATCGGAGATGAACTTCTACTTCCCCGACCGCCGCATCCTGTGCATGGCCGAGAACGCCACGCACACCCTGCACAATATTCTGACCCTGCGCGGTGCGCTGGTGCGCGACCCGCACGTGTGGTCCAAGTACCTCACCGAATCCATCAATATCTATGCGCGCCAGTCGGATATCGTCTTCTCCTCGCATCACTGGCCGATCTGGGGCACCGATAAGATCGTCGAATACCTTTCCACCCAACGGGATCTGTACGGCTACCTGAACGACCAGACGCTGCGCATGCTGAACCAGGGCTTCGTCGGCAGTGAGATCGCCGAGCGGATGCAGGTGCCACCTGCCATCGAAAAGGCTTGGTACACACACGGTTACTACGGTTCGGTGAGCCACAATGTGAAGGCCATCTATCAGCGCTATATGGGCTGGTTCGACGGTAACCCGGCACACCTGTGGGAGCACCCGCCGGTCGAGAGCGCCAAGCGGCACGTCGACGCCATGGGCGGCGCGAACTCGGTGCTGAAGACGGCCAAGAAGGCGTACGACGACGCCGACTATCGCTGGGCCGTGCAGCTCACCAACTACGTGATCTTCGCCGACCCGGACAACAAGAAGGCGAAAGACCTGGAGGCCAGCGCCTTCGAGCAGCTCGGCTACGGCGCGGAGAACGCCACCTGGCGCAACTTCTACCTTTCGGGCGCGTACGAACTGCGTAACGGTTCCTTCGGCACCCCCGGCGCCGCGAACTCCAAGGGCCTGCTGGCCGCGCTCACCGTGGACCAGGCGTTCGACGCGATCTCGCTGTACATCAACGGCCCCAAGGCATGGGACACCCACGTGGTCACCGACTGGAAGTTCAGTGATCAGCAGGACAAGGTGCACCGGGCCGAACTGCGCAATGGCGTACTCGTGCACTACGACCGCTGGCCGAATGACGGCCTCGCCGCGCCCGACGCGACCATCACCCTCACCCGCGGCGGGTTCATCCAGAACATGATCGGCGGCGGCGGTATGAAGGACGCCATCGCCAAGGGCGACATCAAAATCGACGGCAATGCCGGTGTCCTGCTCCAGATCAAGGGCGTCATCGACAAGCCCGACCCGAATTTCGCCATCGTCACCCCGTGAGCGTGCCCGTGGCCGCTCCCCCTGCGAAACGGGTTGGCGCTACCTCGACCTGCGGTTGCACGCCGTCACCGGCGGCGGCCGCACCGGCCAGCTGGTCGGCGAGCCGTTCGGTGTACGCCTCCTGTTCGCGGCCTGATTCAAATAGATTGCGACACAACGGAATGCGGAGTTGAATAGGTATCACGGGAACTGATCCGGGCACGGCGGGAATCAGCTTCATTCCAGATGAAGAAGTCTCCGCCTAGTTGGCGGAATGCCGACCCGCCATCGCGCCGGACGCCTGTCCCGTCCCTACCGGGCGAGTCCCCGGCGAGGCCACACCTCGCTGGGGACTTTGTCGTACCGCCGCACTGAACAGCAAATACTCCGAGGGCGGAACGCATACCTCCCGATATGGCTGGCGCGGCTCCACCCGCCGCTGCGGCCCCGGAATCACCACCCCGTGCCTGCCCGCGGCCCCCTTCGGCTCGGTTTCCGACTCCTGCGCGCGGACCCAGGTCCGCATGGCATGCGAGGCCAGGCTGGGCAGATACTCCACCGCCCGTTCCCATTCGAGACCCTCCACCTGCGTCGGGTCGCTGACCGCGGTGACGACGACGGCGTAGGCCGTATTGATGTCCGTCATGCGGATTCACCCCTGTTCATGGTTGCGGCGCTTCTCGCGCGTTGCGCGGGGAGTGTTCAGGATACTTTGAAAGATCTTGCACTACTGCGTGTTTCGCAGTACTCGCAGGTGGGTTGCGGGTGTGTAGGATAACCGGGCAGCGCCGATCTGAAACGCGACCGTCTCGAACGAAAGTGGGCAGGAGCATGGGCGATTCCTCGGTTACCGGCAGCCTCACCGCCGACTTCGGTGAGGTGCTCCCCGCGCTGCCGCTGGACGCCTGGCGACCCACCAAGGAAACCCTGCACCGCTATATCCAGATCGTCGGCAAGGTCGCGCTCGCCAAGGGCATCCGCCGCAACCACTGGTGGCATATGACCTACCGCCTCAATGCCCGGGGCTGGACCACCGTGGCCCTCGGCACCGCCACCGACGGCCCGGTCTTCACCTGTGCCTTCGACTTCTTCGACCATGTCCTGCGGATCAGCACCGACCGCGGCATTCAGGAGGAGATCCCGCTCGGCAGGCAATCGGTGGCCAGTTTCTACACCGAGACCATGCGC is a genomic window containing:
- a CDS encoding alkyl/aryl-sulfatase, producing MPFSDTTDFADADRGFIEALKPGVIKDEKGKVVWDTDSYGFLQGTCPSSANPSLWRQSQLTVKQGLYEIAPGFYQIRGLDLSNMTLIEGDTGVIVIDPLISNETAAAGLALYRAHRGNKPVTGLIYSHAHVDHFGGSLGVTTREDVAAGKCPVVAPSGFLEHAVAENIYAGTAMARRASYMYGAALPRGEKGQIGAGLGQTNSLGTVSLIDPTVNVMTTGEEHVIDGVRMVFQMTPGTEAPSEMNFYFPDRRILCMAENATHTLHNILTLRGALVRDPHVWSKYLTESINIYARQSDIVFSSHHWPIWGTDKIVEYLSTQRDLYGYLNDQTLRMLNQGFVGSEIAERMQVPPAIEKAWYTHGYYGSVSHNVKAIYQRYMGWFDGNPAHLWEHPPVESAKRHVDAMGGANSVLKTAKKAYDDADYRWAVQLTNYVIFADPDNKKAKDLEASAFEQLGYGAENATWRNFYLSGAYELRNGSFGTPGAANSKGLLAALTVDQAFDAISLYINGPKAWDTHVVTDWKFSDQQDKVHRAELRNGVLVHYDRWPNDGLAAPDATITLTRGGFIQNMIGGGGMKDAIAKGDIKIDGNAGVLLQIKGVIDKPDPNFAIVTP
- a CDS encoding patatin-like phospholipase family protein — protein: MPELDHTLGVGELIAHRHRADSTPGARTDGHRLALVIEGGSSRGAYSHGMAMAIEELGVLHCFDAVYGASAGALNGAWLLCGRAVHSERAWHPEVINRVISPVRALRGGRVVDTEYLVHTVYERIVPMDFPAILANPVTFHPIATDADTGAAVDLHDELSDSASVQAALRASTCLPILAGRPVRIGARRFVDAGLSESVPIRTALTQGATRVLVLRTRREDEIMRPPSTVESRVVARYLARHAPGTVDPWLTRVRQHHRDEEDFATDPAVLQIRPPGSAPAIGRTNRDPALLREALTLGRAVTARTLATYLTPMLSA
- a CDS encoding heavy metal translocating P-type ATPase, producing the protein MEHQGHAAHGDMDHAEHEAMTAGHEGMDHTEHAGMDHAAMGHGGHAGHAGMSMDDMARDMRNRFLVALVFALLVMFWSPMATDMFGLDLPTPFGLRQDIWALILSLPVIFYSSTIFFTGAVAALKARTLDMMVLVAVGIGAGWLYSLAITLTGGGEVFYEASTMLAAFVLLGHWFEMRARGGANDAIRALLDLAPPRAVVIRDGQEVEIPTAEVIVGDVLLVRPGAKIAVDGEVDEGESEVDESMVTGESLPVHKEPGATVIGATLNKNGVLRVRATKVGADTALAQIVNLVQEAQNSKAPGQRLADRAAFWLVLVALIGGALTLVVWLLAGATFAKAMLFAITVVVITCPDALGLATPTAIMVGTGLGAKRGVLFKNAMALESAARIQTVVMDKTGTLTKGEPEVTEIVTDGVITAEELIPLLAAVERESEHPLAEAVVHYAQGRGANGERAQDFENVPGHGAIATVNGRRVVVGNRRLLEREGIDLGELAAARDRVAGAGQTAVLAAVDGKAAAVIGIADAPRETSARAVRDLHDMGIEVVMLTGDNHATAQRIATELGIDTVIAEVLPGDKAEQIAELQSAGKKVAMVGDGVNDAPALARADLGIAIGAGTDVAIETADLVLMRSDPLDVPTALRIGRGTLRKMHQNLAWAVGYNTIALPIAAGAFEPAFGFALRPEIAALAMSGSSVIVAVNALSLKRLRLPAQK
- a CDS encoding QsdR family transcriptional regulator, with protein sequence MTRAEGTRAPGRPASASRDDVLRAAIDMFLAGKRLDVNAIAAQLGVGRASIYRWFGSRDGLLGAAIARQLERMIDHADRRSRARGGRRLSEILDRTVHGLVENASLRTYFDNESTAALRLITRSDGLVHPAAVEIVEHLIERAQTQGYEPPIDPNTLAYALVRLWEAFLYNDAVAGFRGDVERLRQVQTALLRL
- a CDS encoding TetR/AcrR family transcriptional regulator, with the translated sequence MSDGTAVPAERPSGERRRRRNPEQTRKAIVDALLAAIKDGSFIPTTRDIADRAGTSERSIFVHFPGREDLEIAAVEAQSELVESLVAEPDPNLPLEQRIAAVVKQSETVFAHQRNPRLLGLLESQSIPAIDARMRLTDSRIRAGLARVFATELNRDGTGDRELLDLIEATVGWPYRHQLVDRRGLSQRAASHAITRALRTLLSGDS